The following coding sequences lie in one Alphaproteobacteria bacterium genomic window:
- a CDS encoding SUF system Fe-S cluster assembly regulator, which yields MFRLSRMTDYAVVVMAQLTRVPGTVVTATELAEQVGLPAPTTSKVLKALVRQRLVRSQRGVAGGYVADRAADDIALTEIITAIDGPVALTACVDAAAGQCNVELICPVRGRWDKVNAAIRGALDGISLAELTAPPSFLQPDERARASA from the coding sequence GTGTTCAGGCTCAGCCGAATGACCGACTATGCGGTGGTGGTGATGGCGCAGCTGACGCGCGTGCCCGGCACCGTTGTCACCGCGACCGAGCTCGCCGAGCAGGTCGGGCTGCCGGCGCCGACCACGTCGAAGGTGCTGAAGGCGCTGGTGCGGCAGCGGCTGGTCCGCTCGCAGCGCGGTGTCGCCGGCGGCTATGTCGCCGACCGCGCCGCGGACGACATCGCGCTGACCGAGATCATCACGGCGATCGACGGGCCGGTGGCGCTGACCGCGTGCGTGGATGCGGCGGCGGGCCAGTGCAATGTCGAGCTGATCTGCCCGGTGCGCGGGCGGTGGGACAAGGTCAACGCCGCCATCCGCGGCGCGCTCGACGGCATCTCGCTGGCCGAGCTGACCGCGCCGCCGTCCTTCCTGCAACCGGACGAGCGCGCCCGCGCAAGCGCCTGA
- the sufD gene encoding Fe-S cluster assembly protein SufD, whose product MSGTTDLNATIEAAEAGRARAYAAHRAALPGAGTPWLDALRDAAMDAFAATGLPNRRMESWKYIDLRAIAETEWQLAAPAGAVDLSAPLCADAVRLVTVDGRYRPDLSDRPEPGVAVTGMAEVLARGDASAERAFGPAAWGRSGPMIALNTALAADGLVIAVAEDAQIARPVEILHWSTAAPAPTEYHARHAMLLDAGARLTVVERFAGAAGAPVLANHGCAVALARGAILDHVRLQDEAAATLHIAANDVRLAHGAAYRGSCFGLGAAAARVDLDVVLAEERASFDLAAAYLARGSQQADLTTRVRHAAPHGSSAQLVKGVVDGRARGIFQGAIAVEPHAQRTEARQYGRALLLSREAEVDTKPELRIEADDVQCAHGAAIGALDADQLFYLRARGIDATTARAMLVEAFVGEVVARVPVEPVRAALASLAHAWLAGERAA is encoded by the coding sequence ATGAGCGGCACGACCGACCTGAACGCGACGATCGAGGCGGCCGAGGCGGGCCGTGCCCGCGCCTATGCGGCGCACCGCGCGGCATTGCCCGGTGCTGGCACGCCCTGGCTCGACGCGCTGCGCGACGCCGCCATGGACGCCTTCGCCGCGACCGGCCTGCCGAACCGGCGCATGGAATCCTGGAAATACATAGACTTGCGTGCCATTGCGGAGACGGAGTGGCAGCTTGCTGCGCCCGCCGGCGCCGTCGATCTGTCGGCGCCGCTGTGTGCCGACGCGGTGCGGCTGGTCACGGTCGACGGCCGCTATCGCCCCGATCTGTCCGACCGCCCGGAGCCGGGCGTCGCGGTGACCGGCATGGCCGAGGTGCTGGCCCGTGGCGACGCGTCGGCCGAGCGGGCGTTCGGTCCTGCGGCCTGGGGGCGGTCGGGCCCGATGATCGCGCTCAACACCGCGCTGGCGGCCGACGGCCTCGTCATTGCCGTCGCCGAGGACGCCCAGATCGCGCGCCCGGTCGAGATCCTGCACTGGTCGACCGCCGCGCCGGCGCCGACCGAATATCACGCGCGCCATGCCATGCTGCTCGACGCCGGGGCGCGGCTGACCGTGGTCGAGCGCTTCGCCGGTGCGGCCGGCGCGCCGGTGCTGGCCAACCACGGCTGCGCCGTCGCTCTCGCCCGCGGCGCGATCCTCGATCACGTGCGGTTGCAGGACGAGGCCGCCGCCACGCTGCACATCGCCGCGAACGACGTGCGGCTGGCCCATGGCGCGGCCTATCGCGGCAGCTGTTTCGGCCTCGGCGCCGCGGCGGCGCGGGTCGATCTCGACGTCGTGCTGGCCGAGGAGCGGGCGTCGTTCGACCTCGCCGCGGCCTATCTGGCGCGCGGCAGCCAGCAGGCCGACCTGACCACCCGCGTGCGCCACGCCGCGCCGCACGGCTCCAGCGCCCAGCTGGTCAAGGGCGTGGTCGACGGCCGCGCCCGCGGCATCTTCCAGGGCGCGATCGCGGTCGAACCGCACGCCCAGCGCACCGAGGCGCGCCAGTACGGCCGCGCGCTGCTGCTGTCGCGCGAGGCCGAGGTCGACACCAAGCCGGAACTCCGGATCGAGGCCGACGACGTGCAGTGCGCCCATGGCGCCGCCATCGGCGCCCTGGACGCCGACCAACTGTTCTATCTGCGCGCCCGCGGCATCGACGCGACGACCGCGCGCGCCATGCTGGTCGAGGCCTTCGTCGGCGAGGTGGTCGCGCGGGTGCCGGTGGAGCCGGTGCGCGCCGCGCTTGCAAGCCTGGCCCATGCCTGGCTGGCCGGGGAGCGCGCGGCATGA
- a CDS encoding iron-sulfur cluster assembly accessory protein — MALGAAIQISDAAAARVKQMLADADDGVIGVKLGVKARGCSGLKYDMSFVREVAPHDEVVEDKGVTVIIDPAAVMFLLGSTMDYRDDAFESGFVFKNPNAKGTCGCGESFHV, encoded by the coding sequence ATGGCACTGGGCGCGGCAATTCAGATCAGCGACGCGGCGGCGGCGCGGGTGAAGCAGATGCTGGCCGACGCCGACGACGGCGTCATCGGCGTCAAGCTCGGCGTGAAGGCGCGCGGCTGTTCCGGCCTGAAATACGACATGAGCTTCGTCCGCGAGGTCGCGCCCCACGACGAGGTGGTCGAGGACAAGGGCGTCACGGTGATCATCGACCCGGCCGCGGTGATGTTCCTGCTCGGCTCGACCATGGACTACAGGGACGACGCCTTCGAAAGCGGCTTCGTCTTCAAGAACCCCAACGCCAAGGGCACCTGCGGCTGCGGCGAGAGCTTCCACGTCTGA
- a CDS encoding SufE family protein, with product MRFQYIIDLAKDARQDPFPAAAMVDANLMHGCMSKVWIVHEVRDGRHWFHGHSDALIVEGLVHMMTRSFSGLTAAELASISLDHVRRLNLGALTTQRQVGMMAMLKHMQKLAGARRVAADA from the coding sequence ATGCGGTTCCAGTACATCATCGACCTGGCCAAGGACGCGCGCCAGGACCCGTTTCCGGCGGCGGCGATGGTGGACGCCAACCTGATGCACGGCTGCATGTCCAAGGTGTGGATCGTCCACGAGGTGCGCGACGGCCGCCACTGGTTCCACGGCCACAGCGACGCGCTGATCGTCGAGGGCCTGGTCCACATGATGACCCGTTCGTTCAGCGGCTTGACCGCCGCGGAACTGGCCAGCATCTCACTGGATCACGTCCGGCGGCTGAACCTGGGCGCGCTGACCACCCAGCGCCAGGTCGGGATGATGGCGATGCTGAAGCACATGCAGAAGCTGGCCGGCGCCCGCAGGGTGGCCGCCGATGCCTGA
- the sufB gene encoding Fe-S cluster assembly protein SufB codes for MPDGTSETGLQDAELQKARAETYAKVREATGDAYKYGFVTDIDMDRAPKGLNEDIIRFISAKKAEPAWLLEWRLKAYRRWLDMPEPDWALLDYPPIDYQDSYYFAAPKAKDGPKSLDEVDPELLRTYEKLGISLKEQEVLAGVQGAPRVAVDAVFDSVSVATTFRKELEKAGVIFCSISEAVRDHADLVRKYLGSVVPPGDNKHACLNSAVFTDGTFVYVPQGVRCPMELSTYFRINAEKTGQFERTLIVADAGSYVSYLEGCTAPMRDENQLHAAVVELVALDDAEIKYSTVQNWYPGDAEGRGGIYNFVTKRGACRGRNAKIAWTQVETGSAITWKYPSCILQGDGSVGEFYSVAITNNRQQADTGTKMIHLGRNTRSTIVSKGISAGRAQNTYRGLVRVSARADNARNYTQCDSLLIGDRCGAHTVPYIETRNATAQVEHEATTSKISDEQLFYCRQRGLSPEDAVSLIVNGFCKEVMKHLPMEFAVEAQKLIGISLEGSVG; via the coding sequence ATGCCTGACGGCACCAGCGAGACCGGGCTGCAGGACGCCGAGCTGCAGAAGGCGCGCGCCGAGACCTATGCCAAGGTCCGCGAGGCGACCGGCGACGCCTATAAGTACGGCTTCGTCACCGACATCGACATGGATCGGGCGCCGAAGGGCCTGAACGAGGACATCATCCGCTTCATCTCGGCGAAGAAGGCGGAGCCGGCGTGGCTGCTGGAATGGCGGCTGAAGGCCTATCGCCGCTGGCTCGACATGCCGGAGCCGGACTGGGCGCTGCTGGACTACCCGCCGATCGACTACCAGGACTCCTACTATTTCGCCGCACCCAAGGCCAAGGACGGTCCGAAGAGCCTGGACGAGGTCGACCCGGAGCTGCTGCGCACTTACGAGAAGCTCGGCATCTCGTTGAAGGAGCAGGAGGTTCTGGCCGGCGTCCAGGGTGCGCCCCGGGTCGCGGTCGACGCCGTGTTCGACAGCGTGTCGGTGGCGACCACCTTCCGCAAGGAGCTGGAGAAGGCCGGCGTCATCTTCTGCTCGATCTCCGAGGCGGTGCGCGACCATGCCGACCTGGTGCGCAAGTATCTGGGCAGCGTGGTGCCGCCGGGCGACAACAAGCACGCCTGCCTGAACTCGGCCGTATTCACCGACGGCACCTTCGTCTACGTGCCGCAGGGTGTGCGCTGCCCGATGGAGCTGTCGACCTATTTCCGCATCAACGCGGAGAAGACCGGCCAGTTCGAGCGCACCCTGATCGTCGCCGACGCCGGCAGCTATGTCAGCTATCTGGAAGGCTGCACCGCGCCGATGCGCGACGAGAACCAGCTGCACGCCGCCGTGGTCGAGCTGGTCGCGCTCGACGACGCCGAGATCAAGTATTCCACTGTGCAGAACTGGTACCCGGGCGATGCCGAGGGCCGGGGCGGCATCTACAACTTCGTCACCAAGCGCGGCGCCTGCCGCGGCCGCAACGCCAAGATCGCCTGGACCCAGGTCGAGACCGGCTCGGCCATCACCTGGAAATACCCGAGTTGCATCCTGCAGGGCGACGGCTCGGTCGGCGAGTTCTACTCGGTGGCGATCACCAACAACCGCCAGCAGGCCGATACCGGCACCAAGATGATCCATCTTGGCAGGAATACGCGCTCAACCATTGTTTCAAAAGGGATATCGGCCGGGCGCGCCCAGAACACCTATCGCGGCCTGGTGCGGGTCTCCGCCCGCGCCGACAACGCGCGCAACTACACCCAGTGCGACAGCCTGCTGATCGGCGACCGCTGCGGCGCCCACACCGTGCCCTATATCGAGACGCGCAACGCCACCGCCCAGGTCGAGCATGAGGCGACCACCTCGAAGATCAGCGACGAGCAACTGTTCTACTGCCGGCAGCGCGGGCTGAGCCCCGAGGATGCCGTGTCGCTGATCGTCAACGGCTTCTGCAAGGAGGTGATGAAGCACCTGCCGATGGAATTCGCGGTCGAGGCGCAGAAGCTGATCGGCATCAGCCTGGAAGGGAGCGTGGGCTAG
- the sufC gene encoding Fe-S cluster assembly ATPase SufC has product MLQIDDLHVAVDDREILKGLSLAIAPGEVHAIMGPNGSGKSTLSYVLAGREGYDVTKGTVAFQGRDLLALAPEQRAGAGIFLAFQYPVEIPGVTTMTFLRSSLNAVRVMRGEPELNAVDFLKLVRAKAARLNISDEMLKRAVNVGFSGGEKKRNEALQMALLEPRLAILDETDSGLDIDALKTVADGVNAQRGPDNAMLVITHYQRLLDYIVPDRVHVLADGRIVRSGGKELALELERKGYAEITAAAAA; this is encoded by the coding sequence ATGCTGCAAATCGACGATCTTCACGTCGCGGTCGATGACCGCGAGATCCTCAAGGGCCTGTCGCTGGCGATCGCGCCCGGCGAGGTGCACGCGATCATGGGCCCGAACGGCTCAGGCAAGAGCACGCTCAGCTATGTGCTCGCCGGCCGCGAAGGCTACGACGTCACAAAGGGGACCGTGGCGTTCCAGGGCCGGGACCTGCTGGCGCTGGCGCCGGAGCAGCGAGCCGGCGCCGGCATCTTCCTGGCCTTCCAGTATCCGGTGGAGATCCCCGGCGTCACCACCATGACGTTCCTGCGCTCGTCGCTGAACGCGGTGCGGGTGATGCGCGGCGAGCCGGAGCTGAACGCGGTCGACTTCCTCAAGCTGGTCCGGGCGAAGGCGGCCAGGCTGAACATCTCGGACGAGATGCTGAAGCGCGCGGTCAACGTCGGCTTCTCCGGCGGCGAGAAGAAGCGCAACGAGGCGCTGCAGATGGCGCTGCTGGAGCCGCGGCTGGCGATCCTGGACGAGACCGACTCCGGCCTCGACATCGACGCGCTAAAGACGGTGGCCGACGGGGTCAACGCCCAGCGCGGGCCCGACAACGCCATGCTGGTCATCACCCACTACCAGCGGCTGCTCGACTACATCGTGCCGGACCGGGTGCACGTGCTGGCCGACGGCCGCATCGTGCGGTCCGGCGGCAAGGAGCTGGCGCTCGAGCTGGAGCGCAAGGGCTATGCCGAGATCACCGCGGCGGCGGCGGCATGA
- a CDS encoding SUF system Fe-S cluster assembly protein, protein MESDVSNATAEPARPGYRPWSPDDGGEVPATRPSEADVIQALCTVYDPEIPVNIYELGLVYDVTVHDDGKVEVLMTLTSPGCPVAVEMPGYVEAAVAQVDKVTSVQVDITWDPPWTADMMSEAARLELGFM, encoded by the coding sequence ATGGAAAGCGATGTGAGCAACGCCACGGCAGAGCCGGCGCGGCCGGGCTATCGGCCATGGTCGCCCGACGACGGCGGCGAGGTACCGGCGACCCGGCCCAGCGAGGCCGACGTCATCCAGGCGCTGTGCACGGTCTACGACCCGGAGATCCCGGTAAACATCTATGAACTGGGACTGGTCTATGACGTGACCGTGCACGACGACGGCAAGGTCGAGGTGCTGATGACGCTGACCTCGCCCGGCTGCCCCGTTGCGGTCGAAATGCCGGGCTATGTGGAGGCGGCGGTGGCCCAGGTCGACAAGGTCACCTCCGTACAGGTCGACATCACCTGGGACCCGCCCTGGACCGCCGACATGATGAGCGAGGCGGCGCGGCTGGAACTGGGCTTCATGTGA
- a CDS encoding aminotransferase class V-fold PLP-dependent enzyme: MSEVSRLQPADNLPPFDVAALRAEFPILSRQVHGKPLVFLDSGASAQKPRAVIDGMAEMMRTRYANVHRGVHTLSQEATDDFEAARGRIARFLNAAEDDEIVITRSVTEAINLVAFSHGRRTVGAGDEILVSEMEHHANIVPWQLLAEQVGARVRAIPITDAGELRLDALAAMLGPRPWSR; this comes from the coding sequence ATGAGCGAGGTCAGCAGGCTGCAGCCGGCGGACAACCTGCCGCCGTTCGACGTCGCCGCGCTGCGCGCCGAGTTCCCGATCCTGTCGCGGCAGGTCCACGGCAAGCCGCTGGTGTTCCTCGACAGCGGCGCCTCGGCGCAGAAGCCGCGCGCGGTGATCGACGGCATGGCTGAGATGATGCGCACCCGCTATGCCAACGTGCACCGCGGCGTGCACACGCTGAGCCAGGAGGCGACCGACGACTTCGAGGCGGCGCGCGGCCGCATCGCCCGCTTCCTCAACGCCGCCGAGGACGACGAGATCGTCATCACCCGCAGCGTGACCGAGGCGATCAACCTGGTCGCCTTCAGCCATGGCCGCCGCACGGTCGGCGCCGGCGACGAGATCCTGGTCTCCGAGATGGAGCACCACGCCAACATCGTGCCCTGGCAGCTGCTGGCCGAGCAGGTCGGCGCCCGGGTCCGCGCGATCCCGATCACCGACGCGGGCGAGCTGCGGCTCGACGCTCTGGCCGCCATGCTCGGCCCGCGCCCATGGTCGCGGTGA